The following coding sequences are from one Devosia neptuniae window:
- a CDS encoding dicarboxylate/amino acid:cation symporter — MSPTTVSAARPARAPKPFYRTFGFQVLAAMVIGLILGFIARNMGPDAAGNANWLTQTLSTIGSSFVSLLRALVPVLVFTAIVASIANLRELNNAAKLVWQTLLWFAITALIAVAIGIALGLIIQPGLNTAVAETAAKAPSSTGSWLDFLKGLIPSNIMGLTASTRVTDGSATTSLSFNVLQILVVSIAVGVAALRVGPAADPFLAFNRSFLKVVHKILWWVIRLTPIGTIGLLGNAVAVYGWDALAQLGWFSAAIYIGLALVLFVVYPILLQAHGLNPIRYFQSAWPAIQLAFVSRSSIGTLPLTERVTEQNLGVPREYAAFAVPLGATTKMDGCAAIYPAIAAIFVAQFYGVPLEFHHYLLIVFVSVIGSAATAGLTGAVVMLTLTLSTLGLPLEGVGLLLAVDPILDMGRTAVNVAGQALIPTIVAKREGILNQDVYDRGESIDALDEVGVPAQ, encoded by the coding sequence ATGTCCCCAACCACTGTTTCTGCCGCGCGCCCGGCGCGTGCGCCCAAGCCGTTCTACCGGACCTTCGGCTTCCAGGTGCTCGCCGCCATGGTCATCGGCCTCATCCTGGGCTTCATCGCCCGCAATATGGGCCCCGACGCGGCCGGCAATGCCAATTGGCTGACCCAGACGCTGTCGACCATCGGCTCCTCCTTCGTCTCGCTGCTGCGGGCGCTGGTGCCGGTGCTCGTGTTCACCGCCATCGTGGCGTCCATCGCCAATCTGCGCGAACTCAACAATGCCGCCAAACTGGTCTGGCAGACCCTGCTCTGGTTCGCCATCACCGCGCTGATCGCGGTGGCCATCGGCATTGCGCTGGGCCTGATCATCCAGCCCGGCCTCAATACCGCCGTCGCCGAAACCGCTGCCAAGGCGCCGTCCTCGACCGGCTCCTGGCTCGATTTCCTCAAGGGTCTGATCCCCTCTAACATTATGGGCCTCACCGCCTCGACCCGCGTCACCGATGGTTCGGCTACCACCAGCCTCAGCTTCAACGTGCTGCAGATCCTGGTGGTTTCGATCGCCGTTGGCGTCGCCGCCCTGCGCGTCGGCCCGGCTGCCGATCCGTTTCTGGCGTTCAACCGCTCCTTCCTCAAGGTCGTGCACAAGATCCTATGGTGGGTGATCCGCCTGACCCCGATCGGCACCATTGGCCTGCTCGGCAACGCCGTCGCCGTCTATGGCTGGGATGCGCTGGCGCAGCTCGGCTGGTTCTCGGCCGCCATCTATATCGGCCTCGCGCTCGTGCTGTTCGTAGTCTACCCGATCCTGTTGCAGGCCCATGGCCTCAACCCGATCCGCTACTTCCAGAGCGCCTGGCCGGCCATCCAACTGGCCTTCGTGTCCCGCTCCTCGATCGGAACGCTGCCGCTCACCGAGCGCGTCACCGAGCAGAATCTGGGCGTACCGCGTGAATACGCTGCCTTCGCCGTGCCGCTCGGCGCCACCACCAAAATGGACGGTTGCGCGGCGATCTATCCGGCCATCGCTGCTATCTTCGTGGCGCAGTTCTACGGCGTCCCGCTGGAATTCCATCACTACCTGCTCATTGTCTTCGTCTCGGTGATCGGCTCCGCCGCCACCGCCGGCCTCACCGGCGCCGTGGTCATGCTGACGCTGACGCTCTCCACCCTGGGCCTGCCGCTCGAAGGCGTCGGCCTGCTGCTCGCCGTCGATCCGATCCTCGACATGGGCCGCACCGCGGTCAACGTCGCCGGCCAAGCCCTGATCCCCACCATCGTCGCCAAGCGCGAAGGCATCCTCAATCAGGACGTCTACGACCGCGGCGAAAGCATCGACGCGCTCGATGAAGTGGGCGTGCCGGCGCAATAA
- a CDS encoding LL-diaminopimelate aminotransferase, with protein sequence MSDDFHKIRRLPPYVFAHIDPLKAKARADGVDVIDLGMGNPDMPTPQHIVEKLQETVKDPRTHRYSTSRGIPGLRKAQASYYGRRFGVKLNPDTQIVATLGSKEGFANMASAITAPGDVVLVPNPTYPIHSFGFIMSGGVVRSMPADPNEDFMRSLDRAVRHSIPKPIALVLNYPANPTAYTADLDFYTEVVKYCKANDIFILSDLAYSEIYFDEDAPPPSVLQVPGAIDITVEFTSMSKTYSMPGWRVGFAVGNERLIAALARVKSYLDYGAFTPIQVAATAALNGSDDVIDEVRKIYKYRRDVLVESFGRSGWDIPVPKATMFAWAPIPAQFAHMGSLEFAKLLIKETGVGVAPGVGFGEYGDQYIRLAFVENEQRIRQAARNIKKLLGSKPGTSNVVPLAG encoded by the coding sequence ATGAGCGACGACTTCCACAAAATCCGCCGTCTTCCGCCCTATGTCTTTGCCCATATCGATCCGCTCAAGGCCAAGGCCCGCGCCGACGGTGTCGATGTCATCGACCTGGGCATGGGCAATCCCGATATGCCGACCCCCCAGCACATCGTTGAAAAGCTGCAGGAAACGGTCAAGGACCCGCGCACCCATCGCTATTCGACTTCGCGCGGCATTCCCGGCCTGCGCAAGGCCCAGGCCAGCTATTACGGCCGCCGCTTTGGCGTGAAGCTGAACCCCGATACGCAGATCGTCGCGACCCTGGGCTCCAAGGAAGGCTTTGCCAATATGGCCTCGGCCATCACCGCCCCCGGCGACGTGGTGCTGGTGCCCAACCCGACCTATCCCATCCATTCCTTCGGCTTCATCATGAGTGGCGGTGTCGTGCGCTCCATGCCGGCTGACCCCAATGAGGATTTCATGCGCTCGCTGGATCGTGCCGTGCGGCACTCGATCCCCAAGCCGATCGCGTTGGTGCTGAACTATCCGGCCAACCCGACCGCCTATACGGCCGACCTCGATTTTTACACCGAGGTGGTCAAGTATTGTAAGGCCAACGACATCTTCATCCTGTCCGACCTCGCCTATTCCGAGATCTATTTCGATGAGGACGCCCCCCCGCCATCGGTGCTGCAGGTGCCCGGCGCCATCGACATCACCGTCGAATTCACCTCCATGTCCAAAACCTATTCCATGCCCGGCTGGCGCGTGGGCTTTGCCGTGGGTAATGAACGCCTGATCGCGGCCCTGGCTCGCGTCAAATCCTATCTCGATTACGGCGCCTTCACCCCGATCCAGGTGGCGGCAACCGCCGCCCTCAACGGCAGCGACGACGTGATCGACGAGGTTCGCAAGATCTACAAATACCGCCGCGACGTGCTGGTCGAAAGCTTCGGCCGCTCGGGCTGGGACATTCCGGTGCCCAAGGCCACCATGTTTGCCTGGGCGCCCATTCCCGCACAATTCGCCCATATGGGCTCGCTCGAATTCGCCAAGCTCCTGATCAAGGAAACCGGCGTGGGCGTCGCCCCCGGCGTCGGCTTCGGCGAATATGGCGATCAATATATCCGCCTGGCCTTCGTCGAAAACGAACAACGCATCCGCCAGGCCGCCCGCAACATCAAGAAGCTGCTGGGCTCCAAGCCCGGCACCAGCAACGTAGTGCCGCTGGCGGGGTAG
- the rpsI gene encoding 30S ribosomal protein S9, translating to MADTINSLEDLGTSSVAPVVNTAPIHEQKLDSLGRAYATGKRKNAVARVWIKPGKGTVTVNGREFATYFARPVLQLIVKQPIVATERNDQYDVVVTVAGGGLSGQAGAVRHGISKALNFFEPALRPVLKKGGFLTRDSRVVERKKYGKAKARKSFQFSKR from the coding sequence ATGGCCGACACCATCAACTCCCTCGAAGATCTCGGCACCAGCTCGGTCGCTCCGGTCGTCAACACCGCCCCAATCCACGAGCAGAAGCTGGATTCGCTCGGCCGCGCCTATGCCACCGGCAAGCGCAAGAACGCCGTTGCTCGCGTCTGGATCAAGCCGGGCAAGGGCACTGTGACCGTCAATGGTCGCGAGTTCGCTACCTATTTCGCTCGTCCCGTTCTGCAGCTGATCGTCAAGCAGCCGATCGTCGCGACCGAACGCAATGACCAGTACGACGTCGTCGTCACCGTTGCCGGTGGTGGCCTCTCCGGTCAGGCCGGTGCCGTTCGTCACGGCATCTCCAAGGCGCTGAACTTCTTCGAGCCGGCCCTGCGCCCGGTCCTCAAGAAGGGTGGCTTCCTGACCCGCGACAGCCGCGTCGTCGAACGCAAGAAGTACGGCAAGGCCAAGGCCCGCAAGTCCTTCCAGTTCTCCAAGCGCTAA
- the rplM gene encoding 50S ribosomal protein L13 translates to MSTYSAKPSEIEKKWVLINAEGLVVGRVASIIASRLRGKHKPTFTPHMDMGDNIIVINADKVKLTGRKLDQHRFYWHTGYPGGIKDRTARELLEGRFPERVLENAVRRMMPGGPLTRAQLKNLRVYSGAEHPHEAQNPATLDVAAMNSKNVRVK, encoded by the coding sequence ATGAGCACTTACTCGGCAAAACCGAGCGAGATCGAAAAGAAGTGGGTCCTGATCAATGCCGAAGGCTTGGTCGTGGGTCGTGTCGCTTCGATCATCGCTTCGCGCCTGCGCGGCAAGCACAAGCCGACCTTCACCCCCCACATGGACATGGGCGACAATATTATTGTCATCAATGCCGACAAGGTGAAGCTGACCGGCCGCAAGCTCGACCAGCACCGCTTCTACTGGCACACCGGTTACCCCGGCGGCATCAAGGACCGTACCGCTCGTGAACTGCTGGAAGGCCGTTTCCCCGAGCGCGTTCTCGAGAACGCCGTTCGCCGCATGATGCCTGGTGGCCCGCTGACCCGTGCCCAGCTCAAGAACCTGCGCGTCTATTCCGGCGCCGAGCATCCCCATGAAGCGCAGAACCCGGCCACGCTGGATGTTGCTGCGATGAACTCCAAGAATGTGCGGGTGAAGTAA
- a CDS encoding homoserine dehydrogenase → MQDFGDGEALPPLRVGVAGLGNVGATLVRILQKDGAELTRKLGRQLVVTAVAARSRSRDRGIDISGLDWFDDPVALAKSDGIDLFVELIGGEDGPAFAAVKAALEIGRPVVTANKALLAKHGVLLAKLAEESGAQLGFEAAVAGGIPVIKTLREGLGSARIAKVFGIMNGTCNYILTRMGNEDISFADCLKDAQALGYAEADPTFDVEGYDTAHKLSILATLCFGYEIAPDKIRVEGISKISQHDIKVAAELGYKIKLLGIAQRTDDGIEQRVHPTFVPKGSAIAGVDGVMNAVALETDHVHELLLAGPGAGGPPTASSVLSDILDIARGTRVPPLGVPSDELMPYREAPMRAHQGGYYIRLNAKDVPGALAAIATRMGERGISIDSVIQRSDLSAKAVAPDGSPTRTVVMITQQTLESDVRDSLAQIAADGFIVGEPQLIRIETL, encoded by the coding sequence ATGCAGGATTTCGGCGATGGCGAGGCGCTGCCGCCGCTGCGCGTGGGTGTGGCGGGCCTGGGCAATGTCGGCGCCACGCTGGTGCGCATCCTGCAAAAGGACGGCGCCGAGCTGACGCGAAAACTTGGCCGCCAATTGGTGGTGACGGCCGTTGCCGCGCGCTCGCGTTCCCGCGACCGCGGCATTGATATTTCTGGGCTCGACTGGTTCGACGATCCGGTGGCGCTCGCCAAGTCCGACGGCATCGATCTGTTCGTCGAACTCATCGGCGGCGAAGACGGCCCGGCTTTTGCCGCCGTCAAAGCCGCCCTCGAAATCGGCCGCCCCGTCGTCACGGCCAATAAGGCATTGCTGGCCAAGCATGGCGTGCTGCTGGCCAAACTGGCCGAGGAATCCGGCGCCCAGCTCGGCTTTGAGGCTGCGGTCGCCGGCGGCATTCCCGTGATCAAAACCCTGCGCGAAGGGCTGGGCTCGGCCCGCATCGCCAAGGTGTTCGGCATCATGAACGGCACCTGCAATTACATCCTGACGCGCATGGGCAATGAGGACATTTCCTTCGCCGATTGCCTGAAAGACGCGCAGGCGCTCGGCTATGCCGAAGCCGACCCGACCTTCGACGTCGAGGGCTACGACACCGCCCACAAGCTCTCCATCCTTGCCACGCTCTGCTTCGGCTACGAAATCGCGCCCGACAAAATCCGCGTCGAGGGCATTTCCAAGATCAGCCAGCACGACATCAAGGTCGCGGCCGAGCTCGGTTACAAGATCAAGCTGCTCGGCATCGCCCAGCGCACCGATGATGGCATCGAGCAGCGCGTCCACCCTACTTTCGTGCCCAAGGGAAGCGCCATTGCCGGCGTCGATGGCGTGATGAACGCCGTGGCGCTCGAAACCGACCACGTGCACGAGCTTCTGCTGGCCGGCCCCGGCGCCGGTGGCCCGCCCACGGCCTCCTCGGTGCTGTCGGACATTCTCGACATTGCCCGCGGCACCCGCGTGCCGCCGCTCGGCGTACCCAGCGACGAGCTGATGCCCTATCGCGAGGCGCCGATGCGCGCCCATCAGGGCGGCTATTATATCCGCCTCAATGCCAAGGACGTGCCCGGCGCCCTGGCCGCCATCGCCACCCGCATGGGCGAACGCGGCATTTCCATCGATTCCGTCATCCAGCGGTCCGATTTGAGCGCTAAGGCAGTCGCGCCGGACGGCTCGCCGACCCGCACCGTGGTCATGATCACGCAGCAGACTTTGGAATCAGACGTGCGCGACTCGCTTGCGCAGATCGCCGCCGACGGGTTCATAGTGGGTGAACCGCAATTGATCCGGATCGAAACGCTCTGA
- a CDS encoding NmrA family NAD(P)-binding protein — translation MFIILGASGNIGSQVVKSLSEAGQPALAVVHSAEKARAFEGGKVAAVVADVTDSDALRAVFRRGKRAFLLNPPGDTSGDSNAAELATSRSITDALADSGLEKIVVASTYGARPGAGVGDLTTLYDFEERAKASGIATAINRGAYYFTNLAMLAEPAKGGTLPAMFPAAFTLPMVHPADLGIVAAERLQSPIDDTGVVYIEGPERYSFGDAAAVFARHLGREVTVATTPREQWEDSFRKIGFSDEAARSYARMTAATLDKLDVPPSPRRGRVTLDEYVAGLVGG, via the coding sequence ATGTTCATCATTTTGGGCGCTAGCGGCAATATCGGCTCGCAAGTGGTAAAATCATTGAGCGAAGCGGGGCAGCCGGCGCTGGCCGTGGTGCACAGCGCCGAGAAGGCCAGGGCTTTCGAAGGCGGGAAGGTCGCGGCGGTGGTCGCCGACGTCACGGACAGCGATGCACTCCGCGCGGTGTTTCGGCGTGGCAAGCGGGCCTTTCTGCTCAATCCGCCCGGCGATACGAGCGGCGACAGCAACGCGGCGGAACTGGCCACATCGCGCAGCATCACCGATGCCCTCGCCGATAGCGGGCTTGAGAAGATCGTGGTGGCGTCGACATATGGCGCCAGGCCGGGCGCTGGTGTCGGCGACCTCACGACCCTCTACGACTTCGAGGAGCGGGCGAAGGCCAGCGGCATTGCCACGGCTATCAATCGCGGCGCCTACTACTTCACCAACCTGGCCATGCTGGCGGAGCCGGCCAAGGGCGGGACGCTGCCTGCCATGTTCCCGGCCGCGTTCACGCTGCCAATGGTGCATCCGGCCGATCTCGGAATCGTGGCCGCGGAGCGGCTGCAAAGCCCGATCGACGATACTGGCGTCGTCTATATCGAGGGGCCTGAGCGCTACAGCTTCGGTGATGCAGCGGCTGTGTTTGCGCGGCATCTGGGGCGCGAGGTCACGGTCGCCACGACACCGCGTGAGCAGTGGGAAGACAGTTTTCGCAAGATCGGTTTTTCTGATGAAGCGGCCCGCTCCTATGCGAGGATGACGGCGGCAACGCTGGATAAACTCGATGTTCCGCCATCGCCACGGCGCGGGCGCGTGACGCTGGATGAGTATGTGGCGGGGCTGGTGGGCGGATAA
- a CDS encoding COX15/CtaA family protein: MTSTHSPALSQTSYPADRLRPVRIWLYVMAAFVLLMVVVGGITRLTESGLSITSWKPISGIIPPLNDAQWLAEFDAYKQIPQYQVNNTWMSVDDFKMIFFWEWFHRLLGRFLGVLFIVPFLVFLVQKRFTAQLAWPLFGLFLLGGFQGVLGWWMVSSGLTELTSVSQYRLAAHLTAAAILFIALVYVPRSLHPGHITGSVKPVHFWTAGAFVALVILQIAAGAFVAGIDAGMGYNTWPLMDGALIPSGLGRMDPLWRNFFENGLTVQFIHRCIAYGIVLYLGVLLWLQAGREGFAGANAWLPRLAIMVLLQVCLGIATLLTMVQIDLAVAHQAMAFLLAGAGTLYLADLIRAKRVVS, translated from the coding sequence GTGACTTCGACCCATTCGCCCGCCCTCAGTCAGACCAGCTATCCGGCCGATCGCCTTCGCCCGGTTCGCATCTGGCTCTATGTGATGGCAGCCTTCGTGCTGCTCATGGTGGTGGTCGGCGGGATCACACGGCTCACCGAGTCGGGGCTGTCCATCACCAGCTGGAAGCCGATTTCCGGCATCATTCCGCCGCTCAATGACGCGCAATGGCTGGCCGAATTCGACGCCTACAAACAGATCCCGCAATACCAGGTCAACAATACCTGGATGAGCGTGGACGACTTCAAGATGATCTTCTTCTGGGAATGGTTCCACCGCCTGCTGGGCCGGTTCCTGGGCGTGCTGTTCATCGTGCCCTTCCTGGTCTTTTTGGTGCAGAAGCGCTTCACCGCGCAGCTGGCCTGGCCGCTATTCGGCCTGTTCCTGCTCGGCGGTTTCCAGGGCGTGCTGGGCTGGTGGATGGTCTCGTCGGGCCTCACCGAGCTGACCTCGGTGTCCCAATATCGCCTTGCGGCGCACCTGACCGCCGCCGCGATTCTGTTCATCGCGCTGGTCTATGTGCCGCGCAGCCTGCATCCCGGCCATATCACCGGCAGTGTCAAACCCGTCCATTTCTGGACAGCCGGCGCTTTCGTCGCGCTCGTCATCCTCCAGATCGCAGCAGGCGCCTTCGTCGCCGGCATCGATGCGGGCATGGGCTACAACACCTGGCCGCTGATGGATGGCGCGCTGATTCCCAGCGGGCTGGGCCGCATGGACCCGCTCTGGCGCAATTTCTTTGAAAATGGCCTCACCGTGCAGTTCATTCACCGCTGCATCGCCTATGGCATCGTGCTCTATCTGGGTGTGTTGCTCTGGCTACAGGCTGGCCGCGAGGGTTTTGCCGGCGCCAATGCCTGGCTGCCGCGGCTCGCCATCATGGTGCTGCTGCAAGTGTGCCTGGGCATTGCGACGCTGCTGACCATGGTGCAGATCGATCTGGCGGTCGCCCACCAGGCCATGGCCTTCCTGCTGGCCGGGGCCGGGACGCTCTATCTGGCCGATCTGATCCGGGCAAAGCGAGTGGTATCATAA
- a CDS encoding SdpI family protein, which produces MQRLVTRFHLLLLAVTIAITGVGFLRVPADFAYPAHWSGSYADWLWPRDLALPVAPLIEVLILAAFFLLGRLLSKNHFAKVQHILDPALTLLLAVVTAIQLGLLVIGIGSDIDLVRLTGAGLGIVLLILGIVFFEAERHTYAGLRMPWPIVSDRAWKLVHRIVGIACGLTGAVLLALAWFDPGLGLLITAYAVTLVLLPAIAGLATILCRRL; this is translated from the coding sequence ATGCAACGCCTCGTCACCCGCTTCCACCTCCTGCTGCTCGCAGTTACAATCGCCATTACCGGCGTTGGCTTCCTCCGCGTTCCCGCCGATTTCGCCTATCCGGCGCATTGGTCGGGCAGCTATGCCGATTGGCTCTGGCCGCGCGATCTCGCCCTGCCGGTGGCGCCGCTGATCGAAGTGCTGATACTCGCCGCCTTCTTCCTGCTCGGGCGCCTGCTGAGCAAAAATCACTTCGCCAAGGTCCAGCACATCCTCGATCCCGCGCTGACGCTGCTGCTGGCCGTCGTCACGGCAATCCAGTTAGGCCTCTTGGTCATCGGCATCGGCTCGGATATCGATCTGGTGCGGCTGACCGGGGCAGGGCTGGGCATCGTGCTGCTGATCCTGGGCATCGTGTTCTTCGAGGCCGAGCGGCACACCTATGCCGGCCTGCGCATGCCCTGGCCCATCGTTTCGGACCGAGCGTGGAAACTGGTGCATCGCATTGTGGGGATCGCCTGTGGTCTTACCGGCGCAGTTCTGCTGGCTCTGGCGTGGTTCGACCCCGGCCTTGGTCTGCTGATCACCGCCTATGCCGTGACGCTGGTCTTGCTGCCCGCCATTGCAGGCTTAGCCACGATACTGTGCCGCCGCCTCTGA
- a CDS encoding polysaccharide deacetylase family protein gives MSLKYTVIRAMFEALWLSRLPGLLRSLSASRGVIFTLHRVLPGAPADFSPNAILQVTPDFLDYVIERVRDLGIDIVSLDEAIDRLKASEKGRPFVVLTFDDAYKDNLQYALPVLRRHNAPFTLYVPTALVDGVGDIWWQAIEDIIARQDAVAFTQGDETDYVDTRTTAEKQQAYDALYWRMRKMPEADRVALMHSFARSYGYDLAQQCRTLIMDWQELRKLADDPLCTIGAHTVHHYELAKLDADQARSEMQQSAEVLLAQFGQRPSHISYPIGGPASAGQREFDMARDLGFVSGVTTRPGGLYAHHAQSLHALPRISLNGYFQSRRYVDVFATGVIFSTMGKLTG, from the coding sequence ATGTCGCTGAAATATACCGTCATCAGGGCCATGTTCGAGGCGCTGTGGCTGTCCCGGCTGCCCGGCCTGCTGCGAAGCCTATCGGCCTCGCGCGGCGTCATCTTCACCCTGCACCGGGTCCTGCCCGGTGCACCGGCCGATTTCTCGCCTAATGCCATCCTGCAGGTGACGCCGGATTTCCTCGACTATGTCATCGAGCGGGTCCGCGACCTGGGCATCGACATTGTCAGCCTCGACGAAGCCATCGACCGGCTCAAAGCCAGCGAAAAGGGCCGTCCCTTCGTCGTCCTGACCTTTGACGACGCCTATAAGGACAACCTGCAATACGCGCTGCCCGTGCTCCGCCGTCACAATGCGCCGTTCACGCTCTATGTACCCACCGCGCTGGTCGATGGCGTCGGCGACATCTGGTGGCAGGCCATCGAGGACATTATCGCCCGCCAGGATGCGGTTGCTTTCACCCAGGGCGATGAGACCGATTATGTCGATACGCGGACCACGGCCGAGAAGCAGCAGGCCTATGACGCGCTCTATTGGCGCATGCGCAAAATGCCCGAGGCCGACCGCGTCGCGCTGATGCACAGCTTCGCCCGCAGCTACGGCTACGACCTGGCCCAGCAATGCCGCACCCTGATCATGGACTGGCAGGAACTACGCAAACTGGCCGATGATCCGCTCTGCACCATCGGCGCCCACACTGTGCACCATTACGAACTGGCCAAGCTCGACGCCGATCAGGCCCGCTCCGAAATGCAGCAATCAGCCGAAGTGCTACTGGCCCAGTTCGGCCAACGCCCCAGCCATATTTCCTACCCCATTGGCGGCCCGGCCTCGGCGGGCCAGCGCGAATTCGACATGGCGCGCGACCTCGGCTTTGTCAGCGGCGTCACCACGCGCCCCGGCGGGCTCTATGCCCACCACGCCCAAAGCCTGCACGCTTTGCCGCGCATCTCGCTCAACGGTTACTTCCAGTCTCGGCGCTATGTCGATGTATTTGCGACCGGAGTGATCTTTTCAACCATGGGCAAGCTGACCGGCTGA
- a CDS encoding glycosyltransferase, translating to MKRIALVTIGTQGDVQPYLALAIALKERGYSVVLGASEEFQDMVEGYGVEFHTLGPSIQAFLLQQRFENAMSQSMLINGPSLLRQGQQIVDTAARHAWNMCQGADMLILNMNTSFGIDIAEALHVPAVMVALQPLNSTSEFPLCIYYGADFGPAFNKLTYTAMTVQQIYYNLPRNKLRRELMGLDSRKKGGFFRNTDGTPLTTLYPYSPEISPRPRDWPKSAIVTGYWQLKDRTDWQPSEAFQKFLSEGEAPVYIGFGSMPFGAERNTKILKEAVGMWGGRAVVARGWGGINPQDLPDSIFAIEKAPHDKLFKYVSAVVHHGGAGTTSAGLHLGRPTFVVPQTVDQPYWGRRVYELGCGPKPVRLRKLTSEILAGALADLSTNEDYRRKAADIAEKLHAENGTDKAITIIERVMANYVPHANKVKKVKKPSLKLVG from the coding sequence TTGAAGCGGATTGCCCTTGTTACAATCGGCACGCAAGGCGACGTTCAACCCTACCTAGCCTTGGCCATTGCGCTCAAGGAGCGCGGCTATTCGGTTGTATTGGGAGCCTCCGAGGAATTCCAGGACATGGTGGAAGGCTATGGCGTGGAATTCCACACGCTCGGCCCCTCCATCCAGGCCTTCCTGCTGCAGCAGCGATTCGAGAATGCGATGAGCCAGTCCATGCTCATCAACGGCCCTTCCCTATTGCGGCAAGGCCAGCAAATTGTGGACACCGCCGCGCGTCACGCCTGGAATATGTGCCAGGGCGCGGACATGCTGATCCTCAACATGAATACCAGTTTCGGCATCGACATTGCCGAGGCGCTGCATGTGCCCGCCGTGATGGTGGCCCTGCAGCCGCTGAACTCGACCAGCGAATTCCCGCTCTGCATCTATTACGGCGCCGATTTCGGGCCGGCCTTCAACAAGCTGACCTATACGGCCATGACCGTGCAGCAGATCTATTACAACCTGCCGCGCAACAAGCTGCGCCGGGAGCTGATGGGGCTGGATTCGCGCAAGAAGGGTGGCTTCTTCCGCAATACGGACGGCACGCCGCTGACCACGCTTTACCCCTATTCCCCCGAGATTTCGCCGCGCCCGCGCGATTGGCCGAAAAGCGCCATCGTCACCGGCTATTGGCAACTCAAGGACCGCACCGACTGGCAGCCTTCCGAGGCGTTCCAGAAATTCCTCTCCGAGGGCGAGGCGCCGGTCTATATCGGGTTTGGCTCAATGCCGTTTGGCGCCGAGCGCAATACCAAGATCTTGAAGGAAGCCGTGGGCATGTGGGGCGGCCGTGCCGTCGTCGCGCGCGGCTGGGGCGGCATCAACCCGCAGGATTTGCCGGATAGTATTTTCGCCATCGAAAAGGCGCCGCACGACAAGCTGTTCAAATATGTCTCGGCGGTGGTGCATCATGGTGGCGCCGGCACGACATCGGCGGGGCTGCATCTGGGCCGGCCGACCTTCGTCGTGCCGCAGACGGTGGACCAGCCCTATTGGGGCCGCCGCGTCTATGAGCTGGGCTGTGGCCCCAAGCCGGTGCGGCTGCGCAAGCTGACCTCGGAAATCCTGGCCGGGGCTTTGGCTGACCTGTCCACCAATGAAGACTATCGTCGCAAGGCCGCCGATATCGCGGAAAAGCTGCATGCCGAGAACGGCACGGACAAGGCGATCACCATCATCGAGCGGGTGATGGCGAATTATGTGCCGCATGCGAACAAGGTCAAGAAGGTCAAGAAGCCGTCGCTTAAGCTGGTTGGTTGA
- a CDS encoding DUF2842 domain-containing protein — protein sequence MPHMTQSHRKLIGVFLTMISIALWAVLGTAIYLLLPPGLPGWVLIIYFIIAGMGWLLPSMAIIRWMAKPDVAG from the coding sequence ATGCCGCACATGACCCAGAGCCACCGCAAGTTGATCGGCGTGTTTTTGACCATGATCTCGATCGCCCTGTGGGCCGTGCTTGGCACCGCGATCTATCTGTTGCTGCCGCCCGGCCTGCCCGGCTGGGTGCTGATCATCTATTTCATCATTGCAGGAATGGGCTGGCTGCTGCCGTCGATGGCGATCATTCGTTGGATGGCAAAGCCGGATGTGGCGGGCTGA